The genomic stretch CGGGCGGCGGATCGACGTCGAGGGCGATCGCCGGCTGCCGGACGGCGCGCGGGAGCTTTCCTTCTGGCTGCCGCTGGAAGGGGCGCCCGGGGACGTATTGACGCCGGGGCAGGCGTTCACCATCACCGCCGGCTGCGACAAGACCTTCGCCACCTGCCGCGACCGCTTTGCCAACCAGGTCAACTTCCGCGGCTTTCCGCACGTTCCGGGCAGCGACTTCGCCTATTCCTATGCGGCCGGCGAAGGACGTCACGATGGCGGGGCCATCTTTTCATGACCGGCCAGGGCGCGCGGATCGTCGCCTTAGCGGAGAGCTGGATAGGCACGCCCTATCGCCACCAGGGCGCCACGAAAGGGGTCGGCTGCGATTGCATCGGCCTCGTTCGCGGCATCTGGCGGGAACTCTATGGCAACGAACCGGAGGCCGTGCCGGCCTACGCGCCGGACTGGGCCGAGCGCAGCGGCGAGGAGCGGCTGCTGGAGGCGGGGCTGCGGCTGTTCGGCCCGGCGCTGCCGATGGACGCCGCCGCACCGGGCGACCTGCTGCTCTTCCGCTGGCGGCCGGACTGCGCGGCAAAGCATGCGGGCATCCAGGCAGGGCCACGGCATTTCATCCATGCCTATGAGCAGGCGGCGGTGATCTGCTCGGCGCTGGTGCCGTCATGGCGCCGGCGGATCGTGGCGGTGCACCGGTTTCCAGTTGCGCCCGTGGATTGAAAAAACGAGCGGCTTGGCGTATATTCCGGAGTGGTGAGCGAGGCGGTAACCTCGCCCACCTTGGACTTACTTTGGGAAGTATACCCGGACGGCTATCGACCAGCCCGTCCGGGTTTTCCTCAAGGTAAGCGCAATGCCAATCGGGGTGAGCTTCATAGCACTACCTCCAGGTTCGAGAGCAAGGCCCTTGCCGAGGCCGGTGGGGCCCGTCCTCACCGGCGCGCCGGCTGGCGCGGCGCTCGCTGCTTCTGCTCCCGAACATCATCACCCTATCACAATCTAGCCGCGCATCCAGCGGGTGCCGCAAGGGGCTTCCATGGCCACTATTCTCTTCCAGGCGGCGGGCGCGGCGCTCGGCGGTGTCTTCGGTCCTGTGGGCGCGATGCTTGGGCGCGCGGCGGGCGGGCTGGCCGGCAGCCATGTGGATCGCGCGCTGATCAATGGTGGCCGGACGATCTCTGGAGCGCGGCTGGCGACTGCACGCATTCCGGGTGCCGACGAGGGCGCGCCGATCAGCCGCGTCTACGGGTCGGCCCGGATCGGCGGCACACTGATCTGGGCGACGCGTTTCGAGGAAGAGGTGCGGCGGGAACGCTCCGGCGGCAAGGCGAGCGGTCCGCGGGTGGAGAGCTTCCGCTACTTCGCCAACCTCGCCATCGGGCTGTGCGAGGGCGAGATTGCCGGGATCAGGCGGGTGTGGGCGGACGGTCGCGAGATCGACCTGACGGGCGTGGAGATGCGCGTCTATCGGGGCGGGGAGGACCAATTGCCCGATCCGCTGATCGAGGCAAAACAGGGCATGGGCAACGCGCCTGCCTATCGCGGCCTCGCCTATGTCGTCTTCGATCGCCTGCCGCTCGATCCGTTCGGCAACCGTATTCCGCTGCTGCAGTTCGAGGTGCTGCGTCCGGTCGGCGCGCTGGAGCGGCAGATTCGTGCGGTCACGATCATTCCCGGCGCGACCGAGCACGGCTATGCGAACGTGCAGGTGACGGAGAAGACGGGCGAGGGCAGCGCCCGGATCATGAACCGCCATACCTTGACAGCGGCGACTGACTGGCAGGCCTCGATCGACGAGCTGACGGCGCTCTGCCCGAACCTCGAGCGGGTGGCGCTGGTCGTCAGTTGGTTCGGGACGGACTTGAGGGCCGGCCACTGCCGGATCCTGCCGGGTGTGGAGGTGCCGCACCGGGACGACGAAAGCTCGCCTTGGTCGGTCGCCGGTTTCACGCGCGCCGATGCCCATACCGTCAGCCGGCACGGGGGCGGTCCGGCCTATGGCGGCACGCCGAGCGACGATAGCCTGCTCCAGGCCATTGCGGACCTCAAGGCGCGGGGACTGGAGGTCTATCTCTACCCGTTCCTGATGATGGACGTTCCGCAAGGCAACGGCCTTCCCGATCCGCATGGAGGCGCGGAGCAGGCGAGCTACCCCTGGCGCGGCCGCATCACCTGCCATCCCGCACCCGGCCTGCCCGGCACGACCGACCGAACGGCGGCGGCGCGAAGCCAGGTGGCGGCCTTCGCCGAAGACGCGGACGGTTACCGGCGCATGGTGCTGCACTATGCCGGACTGGCGGCCGAAGCCGGCGGCATTGATGGCTTCCTCATAGGCTCGGAACTGCGCGGGCTGACTCAGTTGCGCGACGAGGCCGGGCGGTTCCCCTTCGTCGAGCAGTTGGTGCAACTGGCGGAGGATGTCCGGACGATGCTTGGCTCGCAGGCGAAGCTGACCTACGGCGCCGACTGGAGCGAGTATTTCGGCTATCACCCGCAGGACGGCTCCGGCGACGTCTTCTTCCACCTTGACCCGCTCTGGGCGTCGCCGGCGATCGATGCCGTGGGCATCGACAACTACATGCCGCTTGCCGACTGGCGCGACGAGGATCTCGCACGCGCCAATCCCGAGGGGTTCCGTCTCGCCGAGGACGACGAGGCAATGGGGGCGCAAATCGCGGCGGGGGAAGGCTTCGACTGGTACTATGCGAGCGATGCGGATCGAGCCGCACGCCTTCGGACGCCGATCACCGACGGGGCGGCGGGCAAGCCCTGGGTGTTCCGGCCCAAAGATCTGGCCGGCTGGTGGTCGAATTCTCATCATGATCGCCTCGGCGGCGAGGAGGTGGCGCAGCCGACCGGCTGGCAACCGGCGATGAAGCCGATCTGGTTCACCGAACTCGGCTGCCCGGCGGTGGACAAGGGGGCCAACCAGCCGAATGTCTTCGTCGATCCGAAATCGGCCGAAAGTACCGCCCCGCATTTTTCGAGTCTCGCCCGGTCCGATGCCATGCAGCGGCGCTTCCTGGAGGCACATCACCGGCATTGGCAGGGGCAAGACACCGGACCGGTCGACCCGGACCGTGTCTTCGTCTGGACCTGGGACGCGCGCCCCTATCCTGCCTTTCCCGCCGATCTTTCGGTTTGGAGCGACGGCGGCAACTGGCGAAGTGGCCACTGGTTGAATGGCAGGCTGGGCGCGGTGACATTGGCCGATACGATCGCTTCCGTCCTGGCGGATCATGGTTTTCACGATTTCGACGTATCGGCGGTGAGCGGTGACCCCATCGGCTATGTGCAGGCGGAGGTGACCTCGGCACGTGCCCTGCTCGCGCCGCTGCTCGATGTCTTCAGGATCGACGCGATCGAGGAAGCGGGGCGGCTCAGGTTGCGGTCGCGAGGCGCTGCGAGCCTTCCGCCAGCCGTCATCGATGTGCTCGCCGATGTCGAGGATCAGCCGCTGTGGAGCGAGACCCGCGGCCATGACAGCGACTTCGCCGCCGAAATGGTGATCGGTTCCTACAATCCCGCTTTGAACTACGAGCAGGCGAGCGCCCGGTCCCGGCGGACGCGGACGGCGAGCAACCGGGTGCTCGGCTATGACCTGCCGTCCGTCCTGGCCGAGGAGGCAGCGCTTTCCGCAGCGGAGGCTGCCGTCCGCGATCAGTGGGTGTCGCGACGGACGCTGAGCTTCGCGCTGTCCCCGGCGGACGTCGGCCTCCAGCCAGGCGATCCGATCACGTTGCCGCAGGCTGGCGGGACGTTTCTCGTTTCGCGCGTGGAGGAAGGGCCGGTGCGCCGGATCGAGGCGCGCCAGCACGCAACCTCCGCGCCTGCCGCACCCGTCCAGGAGACGCCGGGGCCGGGAGGTGGGGACACCGGTTCGGACGCGTTTGCACCGATCCTCCATCTTCTCGACCTGGCGCGTTTCTCCTCCGGTCCCGGGGAGAGCTTCGCCCGGGCGGCAGGCCATGCGCGTCCCTGGCAACGGATCATGCTGTCCTCGTCGCCGACGACGGACGGATATGGGCTGCGTGCAGTGCTCGACCGGCCGGCGCGGATCGGACGGCTCACGGCGCCGCTTGCGTCCGGCACCATATCGGGGCGCTTCGACCATGCGTCGAGGATTGAGCTCGACCTCTTCTTCGGCGGCCTGTCGTCTGCCTCCTTGGAAGCGGTTCTGGCGGGCGAGAACCGGCTGGCGGTGAAGGCAGCGAGCGGGACATGGGAGATCGTCAGTTTCCTTGAGGCGCAGGAAGTGGCGCCTGGACGCTGGCGGCTCGCAAGGCTGCTGCGCGGACTGGCAGGAACGGAGGACGCAATGTCCGAGGGCGCGCCGGCGGGTTCGCCGGTGGTGCTGCTGGACGAGGCGGTCGCGTCGCTCGGGCTTGCCGCAGAGGAACGTGGCCGCATGCTGAACTGGATTGCCGAAGGCAGCGGGGCCGGCGGTGGCCGTGTGGGGCCATTGCCCTTCCAGGGCGGGATCAGGGCGGAGACACCGCTCTCGCCCGTGCACCTGGGCGCCCGCCGACTGGCCAATGGCGACCTGCTGCTGTCTTGGATCCGTCGGGGCAGGGTGGAGGCGGACGACTGGGGTGCCGCCGATGTTCCGCTCGACGAGCCGGAGGAGCGCTACCGCGTCGACATTCTGGACGGTTCCACCGTGCGGCGTTCGGCGGACCTCGCGGCCCCGCAACTCCTCTACAGCCTCGACGAGCAGATCACCGATTTCGGCCAGCCGCTGCCGGCGGTGACCATACGGGTTCGCCAACTGGGCCGGGCGGTGCCGCTCGGGATTGCGGCGACCGCCACCATTCAAACCTAGAAGGAGACAGAGCATGGACGGAATGAAGACCTGGTACCAGTCGAAAACGGTATGGGGCGCGCTGATCGCGGTAGCGGCCTCCATTGCACAGGTGGCGGGGGTGGATCTGGCGCCCGAC from Pseudorhizobium banfieldiae encodes the following:
- a CDS encoding baseplate multidomain protein megatron translates to MATILFQAAGAALGGVFGPVGAMLGRAAGGLAGSHVDRALINGGRTISGARLATARIPGADEGAPISRVYGSARIGGTLIWATRFEEEVRRERSGGKASGPRVESFRYFANLAIGLCEGEIAGIRRVWADGREIDLTGVEMRVYRGGEDQLPDPLIEAKQGMGNAPAYRGLAYVVFDRLPLDPFGNRIPLLQFEVLRPVGALERQIRAVTIIPGATEHGYANVQVTEKTGEGSARIMNRHTLTAATDWQASIDELTALCPNLERVALVVSWFGTDLRAGHCRILPGVEVPHRDDESSPWSVAGFTRADAHTVSRHGGGPAYGGTPSDDSLLQAIADLKARGLEVYLYPFLMMDVPQGNGLPDPHGGAEQASYPWRGRITCHPAPGLPGTTDRTAAARSQVAAFAEDADGYRRMVLHYAGLAAEAGGIDGFLIGSELRGLTQLRDEAGRFPFVEQLVQLAEDVRTMLGSQAKLTYGADWSEYFGYHPQDGSGDVFFHLDPLWASPAIDAVGIDNYMPLADWRDEDLARANPEGFRLAEDDEAMGAQIAAGEGFDWYYASDADRAARLRTPITDGAAGKPWVFRPKDLAGWWSNSHHDRLGGEEVAQPTGWQPAMKPIWFTELGCPAVDKGANQPNVFVDPKSAESTAPHFSSLARSDAMQRRFLEAHHRHWQGQDTGPVDPDRVFVWTWDARPYPAFPADLSVWSDGGNWRSGHWLNGRLGAVTLADTIASVLADHGFHDFDVSAVSGDPIGYVQAEVTSARALLAPLLDVFRIDAIEEAGRLRLRSRGAASLPPAVIDVLADVEDQPLWSETRGHDSDFAAEMVIGSYNPALNYEQASARSRRTRTASNRVLGYDLPSVLAEEAALSAAEAAVRDQWVSRRTLSFALSPADVGLQPGDPITLPQAGGTFLVSRVEEGPVRRIEARQHATSAPAAPVQETPGPGGGDTGSDAFAPILHLLDLARFSSGPGESFARAAGHARPWQRIMLSSSPTTDGYGLRAVLDRPARIGRLTAPLASGTISGRFDHASRIELDLFFGGLSSASLEAVLAGENRLAVKAASGTWEIVSFLEAQEVAPGRWRLARLLRGLAGTEDAMSEGAPAGSPVVLLDEAVASLGLAAEERGRMLNWIAEGSGAGGGRVGPLPFQGGIRAETPLSPVHLGARRLANGDLLLSWIRRGRVEADDWGAADVPLDEPEERYRVDILDGSTVRRSADLAAPQLLYSLDEQITDFGQPLPAVTIRVRQLGRAVPLGIAATATIQT
- a CDS encoding NlpC/P60 family protein, with product MTGQGARIVALAESWIGTPYRHQGATKGVGCDCIGLVRGIWRELYGNEPEAVPAYAPDWAERSGEERLLEAGLRLFGPALPMDAAAPGDLLLFRWRPDCAAKHAGIQAGPRHFIHAYEQAAVICSALVPSWRRRIVAVHRFPVAPVD